Genomic segment of Parageobacillus genomosp. 1:
TCGCTCCTGGGACAGTTCCCGGCGCCGGCATAAGAACTACGTCAGCTCCTGCACGAATAAAACGCGCAACGACTTCTTCGGATACAATGCTAGCTCCCGTTTCGCCGGCAACACCTGCTGCGTGCATCTTCCCCGCGACAATGAGGCCCTCTTCGCCAAAGACGGCACGGGCTGTTTCGATCGCGCGGATAATTTCATCATTGGTCACGCCTGTTTTCGGATTTCCGGTTAGGCAGACAAAATCAAAACCTAGACGTTTTGCTTCTAGCAGTGATTCTTCTGTTGCCATCCTTCCTTTTGGAAGAGAATCAAGATTCTCCAGCTGCTTCGCGTTCGGGTCAACAGGTTCCAAATTGACACCAATTGGGCGCCCCGTTAACTGCTTCAGACGCTTTACCATTTGATTCGGCTCCTTCGTATCCAACCCGTTTACCAGCGGCTGAAACACATCAAACATGTTCAATAGAATTAAATCCGCTCCAAACGCTGCGGCCAATTCCGCGTTCGTCACCGCCGGATAAAGCGGGGCAACGGAGCCGATTACTTCCGCGACGATCGTTCTTCCTTCCGCTGCCTGAATCGATTGTTTCAGTTCTTTTCCGTTCATGCGGTGAAAATCCGAGGCACTGCAGTCTAGCAACCGCTTCATCAAAACCACTTCCCTTTCTTGCTCTCTTACTAGAAAAATAGACATTCCAGCTCTTCTCATAGTGGAGAGAGCTGGAATGCTTCCGCCTGCATTATAGCTTTTTCAGCTCGTTGGCGACAAACTCGACATCCGTGCCGACAACGACTTGCACATCCGTTTGATTGAGGCGGATGACGCCTTTTGCTCCTAAACGTTTCAGTTCAGTCTCATTGACTTTCGACATGTCTTTTACTTTTAAGCGCAAGCGGGTCACACAGTTGTCGATCTGGATGAGGTTATCTTTACCGCCCAGCGCTTCCATATACTTCACCGCGACATCTTTATAGCCGCCGCCCGATGGCGCTGCGCCGCTTTCCGTAAATTCGCCTTCGATTTCTTCTTCACGGCCAGGCGTTTTTAAGTCCAATTTGACAATCAAGAAATAGAACACAACGAAATAAACGACGGCATAGATAATTCCTTGCACGATTAATAGATACGGTTTTCGCGCAATTCCATAGTTTAAGAAAAAGTCAATCGCACCGGCCGAGAAAGTAAACCCGTGATGAATATCGAGCATCGTCGCAATCGCCAGCGAAAGCCCCGTTAATACGGCGTGCACGACATAAAGCAACGGCGATAAAAACATAAACAAAAACTCAATCGGTTCGGTAATTCCCGTTAAAAAGGCAGTGAACGCCACGCTGATGAGCGCACCGGATACGGCTTTGCGCCGCTCTTTTTTCGCTGCGGCAATCATGGCGAGCGCTGCGGCTGGAAGACCAAACATCATAATTGGGAAAAATCCTGCCATGAAAATGCCGGCATCTGGATCCTTCGCGAAGAATCGCCATAAATCCCCTGTTTTTCCGTTATACTCGCCAAACACAAACCATACGAAACTATTTAAGACGTGATGCAAGCCAACCGGTATGAGCAATCGGTTTAGGAAGCCGAAAACGCCCACCCCAAGCGCGCCAGCGCCGACGATCCATTTGCCGATGGCGTTAATGCCGTCTTGAATCGGCGGCCAAACATATCCGAAGACAAGTGCCAATATAAGCATGACAAACGAGGTCACAATTGGAACAAACCGCTTGCCCCCAAAAAATCCAAGCCAATCCGGTAATTTAATATTATGGTAGCGGTTATACAGCAATCCGGCAATCACACCGGAAATGATTCCGCCTAACACGGACATATTGATATCTTTGTCAATGGCAGCAGCCCCTTTTGTTAACACAAAGTAGCCGATCGCCCCGGCCAACGCCGCTGCGCCGTTTCCGTCTTTGGCAAAGCCAACGGCAACCCCGATCGCAAAAATGAGAGGCAGGTTCGCAAAAACAGCATCTCCTGTCGCGGCGATAAACGGAATATCCAATAAATCCGGCTGTCCTAAACGGAGCAATAACCCCGCTGCCGGCAGGACGGCAACCGGCAGCATAAACGCTTTTCCAAGCCTTTGTAAAAATCCTAACATAGAAAGAAGTTCCCCCTCTTTTTTATTTTGAACGTTCCATCTCAATCGTAAATTTGTAACGGTCACCACGATAAACCGATTTGACGACTTCTAACGGCCTGCCGTTATTTAAATAGCTTCTGCGCTGCATCAGAAGCACCGGTGCGCCTTCTTTCACTTGCAGCAGCTCCGCCTCCATCTTGCGGGCGACGGAAGCTTCAATTACTTGCACGCCCGATTGAATGGTTAACCCTAATTCTTTTTCAATAAAATCATAAACGGAACCGCTTACAATTTCGTAGGTTAAATGAGGAACGAGCGCACATGGAATATATAATGTTTCTAGCGCCATCGGCAGCCCATCGGCAAGGCGGACGCGGCGAATTTCATAAAGATCCGCTCCTTCGCGAACATCCAATAGCTGAGCCAACGACGTGCTGGCAGGAACAATGTTGAAAGCCAACACCATTGTTCCCGGTTTCATGCCGCGCGCGCGCATATCTTCGGAAAAGCTCGTCAACCCTTTCAGCGGTTGTTCGATTTTTGTCGCGGCGACAAATGTGCCTTTGCCCCGCTTTCTGACCAAGTATCCGTCATTGACTAAATTATTGATCGCCTGGCGGACGGTCATGCGGCTGATGTGATGCGTTTCCGCCAGCTCGCGCTCGGACGGAATCATTTCTCCCGGCTTGAGCTGTCCTTTTTCGATCATTTCTTTAATTCCTTGCTCCAGCTGGTAATAGATCGGAAGCGGCGAGTTTTTGTTAATCATCGCGCATACACCTTTCGTTTTTCATCTGGCACAAGCGACAATGCTTCTTGATCGGCAATCACCGTGACGTTCGGATGGGTATGAAGCACCGATGCCGGTACATCTGCAGTCACAATTCCTTCAAACAACTTTGCCATAATTGGTGCCTTCGCCGCTCCCGACGCTAATAGCAATATATGCCTGCTTTGTAAAATCGTCGCGATCCCCATCGTAATTGCCTGGTGCGGTACATCTTCTAAAGATGGGAAAAAACGGGCGTTCGCTTGCCTTGTTGACGGTGCCAGCACGACGACATGCGTCGGTGCCGAAAACGAGGTACCTGGTTCATTAAAACCGATGTGCCCATTGCGCCCGATTCCTAATACCTGCAAGTCAATTCCGCCCAAACGCTCAATGACTTGTTCATAACGCCGGCATTCCGCTTCGGCGTCATCAGCGAGACCGTTTGGAATATACGTTTGTGTAGAAGGAATATCGAGATGAGAAAATAAGTGCTTATTCATGTAATAGTGATAGCTGTTAGGATGATCAGGCGCTAAACCAAGATATTCATCTAAGTTCACTGTACGTACATGGCGATAAGACGTTCCGTTTTGGTTATGGTCTTTCACTAGCTGCTGATACGTGCCAAGCACGGTCGCCCCTGTCGCTAGCCCTAACACCGCATCCGGCTTTTTCTTGACTAGATCAATGATGATGTCGGCCGCTTTTTGGCTCATCTCTTCATAATTTTTGGCTTCGATCAGTTTCATCGTCGAATCCCTCCCATTTCGAATAGGCCATTTCTCCGCGGCATATCGTCATCACGACATCATGCTGCTCATTTAATACGACAATATCTGCATCTTTGCCGGCGCGGATGCTTCCTTTTCTGTCTAAGACGCCGAGTTGCTTTGCCGGATTCCAGCTCGCCATGCGGATGATATCTTCCAACGTGCAGCCGGTATACGCCATCGCATTTTTCACCGCATCGCCTAATTTTAAAATGCTTCCCGCCAACGTGCCATCACGCAACGTTGCTTTTTCCCCTTGCACCGTCACTTCCTGGCCGCCGAGCTCATATATTCCCGCTCCGAGACATTTGGCGCGCATCGCGTCTGTAATTAATATGAGCCCCGCGCTTCCTTTATTCCGGTAAGCAAAGCGAACCATTTCCGGCGCCACATGAATGCCATCGGCGATCAGTTCACATATTACTTCCTCGTGCATCAGCACTGCACCGGCGACTCCCGGCTCGCGGTGGTGGATGCCGCGCATGCCGTTAAATAGGTGGGTTGCATGCGTCACACCTGCGTCTATCGCCGCTTTTACTTGTTTGTATACCGCATCGGAATGGCCGATCGAGGCCACAACTCCAGTTTCTTTTAAATGCGCCGTAAGCGCTAATCCATTCTTTTCTTCCGGCGCCAGCGTGACAAGACGAATATGTCCATTCGCAATGTTCTGCCACTTTTGGAACAATTCGATATTCGGTTCGATGATATTTTTTGGATGTTGCGCGCCGGCACGTTTCGGTGAAATAAACGGACCTTCCAAATGAATGCCCAGTATTTCCGCCTTTCCGGGCTGGTTGGCGCTTTGCATGTATTGCGCCACGCTGCGAAGCGCCTGCTCAATCTGTTCGCTTGGCGCGGTCATCGTCGTCGCCAGAAAACTCGTCGTCCCTTCCTTTGGCAGCACCTTGGCCATCGTACGTAGCGCATCGCTTGTCGCATCCATTACATCAGCTCCCGCCGCGCCATGAATATGGACGTCAATAAAGCCTGGTATGACGGAAAAACTCGGACTAAGCTCTACCACCTCCGCTTCACTAGAAGCCGGGCATGATGACATCGGACCTGCTTCCAAAATTTTGTCCCCTTCTGTCAGCACATACCCTTGCTCGATTTTGCCGTTTTCCTCGTATATAACCGCGTTTTTCAGCAACCATCGTTTCATGATGATTACACCTTCTTTCCACTTTTATCTTAACATTATATTATCTAGTTGTCTATACCACTATATTTTTTTCTCTCCTTTCATCGTATAAAAAAGCGCCCCAGCTTGGGAAAAGCTAGGGCAT
This window contains:
- a CDS encoding PEP phosphonomutase; the protein is MKRLLDCSASDFHRMNGKELKQSIQAAEGRTIVAEVIGSVAPLYPAVTNAELAAAFGADLILLNMFDVFQPLVNGLDTKEPNQMVKRLKQLTGRPIGVNLEPVDPNAKQLENLDSLPKGRMATEESLLEAKRLGFDFVCLTGNPKTGVTNDEIIRAIETARAVFGEEGLIVAGKMHAAGVAGETGASIVSEEVVARFIRAGADVVLMPAPGTVPGATLEKTEQLVRVAHEHGALVMLTIGTSQEGADEDTIRQIALMSKMAGADLYHIGDAGYHGIAIPENIMTYSIAIRGKRHTYIRMARSPLR
- the nagB gene encoding glucosamine-6-phosphate deaminase; this encodes MKLIEAKNYEEMSQKAADIIIDLVKKKPDAVLGLATGATVLGTYQQLVKDHNQNGTSYRHVRTVNLDEYLGLAPDHPNSYHYYMNKHLFSHLDIPSTQTYIPNGLADDAEAECRRYEQVIERLGGIDLQVLGIGRNGHIGFNEPGTSFSAPTHVVVLAPSTRQANARFFPSLEDVPHQAITMGIATILQSRHILLLASGAAKAPIMAKLFEGIVTADVPASVLHTHPNVTVIADQEALSLVPDEKRKVYAR
- a CDS encoding GntR family transcriptional regulator, with protein sequence MINKNSPLPIYYQLEQGIKEMIEKGQLKPGEMIPSERELAETHHISRMTVRQAINNLVNDGYLVRKRGKGTFVAATKIEQPLKGLTSFSEDMRARGMKPGTMVLAFNIVPASTSLAQLLDVREGADLYEIRRVRLADGLPMALETLYIPCALVPHLTYEIVSGSVYDFIEKELGLTIQSGVQVIEASVARKMEAELLQVKEGAPVLLMQRRSYLNNGRPLEVVKSVYRGDRYKFTIEMERSK
- the nagA gene encoding N-acetylglucosamine-6-phosphate deacetylase produces the protein MKRWLLKNAVIYEENGKIEQGYVLTEGDKILEAGPMSSCPASSEAEVVELSPSFSVIPGFIDVHIHGAAGADVMDATSDALRTMAKVLPKEGTTSFLATTMTAPSEQIEQALRSVAQYMQSANQPGKAEILGIHLEGPFISPKRAGAQHPKNIIEPNIELFQKWQNIANGHIRLVTLAPEEKNGLALTAHLKETGVVASIGHSDAVYKQVKAAIDAGVTHATHLFNGMRGIHHREPGVAGAVLMHEEVICELIADGIHVAPEMVRFAYRNKGSAGLILITDAMRAKCLGAGIYELGGQEVTVQGEKATLRDGTLAGSILKLGDAVKNAMAYTGCTLEDIIRMASWNPAKQLGVLDRKGSIRAGKDADIVVLNEQHDVVMTICRGEMAYSKWEGFDDETDRSQKL
- the nagE gene encoding N-acetylglucosamine-specific PTS transporter subunit IIBC; the protein is MLGFLQRLGKAFMLPVAVLPAAGLLLRLGQPDLLDIPFIAATGDAVFANLPLIFAIGVAVGFAKDGNGAAALAGAIGYFVLTKGAAAIDKDINMSVLGGIISGVIAGLLYNRYHNIKLPDWLGFFGGKRFVPIVTSFVMLILALVFGYVWPPIQDGINAIGKWIVGAGALGVGVFGFLNRLLIPVGLHHVLNSFVWFVFGEYNGKTGDLWRFFAKDPDAGIFMAGFFPIMMFGLPAAALAMIAAAKKERRKAVSGALISVAFTAFLTGITEPIEFLFMFLSPLLYVVHAVLTGLSLAIATMLDIHHGFTFSAGAIDFFLNYGIARKPYLLIVQGIIYAVVYFVVFYFLIVKLDLKTPGREEEIEGEFTESGAAPSGGGYKDVAVKYMEALGGKDNLIQIDNCVTRLRLKVKDMSKVNETELKRLGAKGVIRLNQTDVQVVVGTDVEFVANELKKL